Within the Chitinivibrio alkaliphilus ACht1 genome, the region ATACGATTTGTCTGCGAAAAGGGGCGGCTGCCAAAAAAACCACGATAGGCAGAAAGGGGAGACGGGTGTGGTGCCGTAAGCACGGAATGCTTTTGAAGCGGAAGGGAGCGACTAAACCTTTGAGCATGGTTGCCCCAGAGAAGAAATACAAGGTTTTCATGGGCTTCGGCTATGGAATATACTACTTTTTGTAAAAGCTCTTCCCACCCGATACCACGATGGGAATGGGCTTTTTCTGCAGAAACGGTCAAGCATGTATTAAGAAGTAAGACCCCCTCATGGGCCCATGGGGTAAGATCGGTGGATGTGGGCATTGGCAGGGAGAGGTCTGCAGCATACTCCTTGAAGATATTTCGCAGTGAAGGAGGATATTTTTCTCCGAAAGGAACGGAAAAGGCGAGGCCGTGAGCTTGCCCCGGTCCGTGGTATGGGTCTTGCCCGATAAGAATGGCACGAAGAAAGTGAGGTGGTGTTTCTTCAAAGGCTGTAAATATCTTTTCACGCTCTGGAAATATGGTCTCTTCGGAGCGGGATAGAACGGCATCAATATTTTGGAGCTCCTCTTCAAAGGGAGCAAAATAGGAGCTCCATGCAGGTGGAATAAGATCAGTAAGGGGAGTCATTCTGGAGCACCTTCGTAATCGTCTTGAGAACTGCTTCACGCGGTATGGAGGAAATGATTTCAGACGTACCCAGCGTACGGGGAAGAACAAAGCGAATCTCTCCCTTTGAAACCTTTTTATCAGATTTCATTGCTTCATATAAGTCTGTTGCTTTAGGGGTATATGGCAGAGATGGACGTGGTATCTCTGCTGCACATTTTCTCAATCTTTGAGAGTCTTCTTCAGAT harbors:
- the ung gene encoding uracil-DNA glycosylase; the encoded protein is MTPLTDLIPPAWSSYFAPFEEELQNIDAVLSRSEETIFPEREKIFTAFEETPPHFLRAILIGQDPYHGPGQAHGLAFSVPFGEKYPPSLRNIFKEYAADLSLPMPTSTDLTPWAHEGVLLLNTCLTVSAEKAHSHRGIGWEELLQKVVYSIAEAHENLVFLLWGNHAQRFSRSLPLQKHSVLTAPHPSPLSAYRGFFGSRPFSQTNRILQQYNHSPIQWKLP